A single Marinilabiliales bacterium DNA region contains:
- a CDS encoding CDP-diacylglycerol--serine O-phosphatidyltransferase translates to MLKLSFSPLKKIIPSIFTMFNLLSGCMAILISFSDPALAGLLILLAGIFDFADGFAARLLDAYSEFGKELDSLADIISFGAAPSFILFHLINTSLVMSAPHHGYESLSVPHTLILASAFLPVVFAAIRLAKYNISTGESDDFSGLPSPAAGIFIASAGYVLVTSELTLVREFFFNPATLVSAGIIVSVLMVIPIRMFSIKFRHFRLAGNRVRYLFLLPSLVLFIWWGIAAIPLITGWYVFLSAIIAITCRKQADPGHT, encoded by the coding sequence ATGTTAAAATTATCATTCTCTCCCCTAAAAAAGATCATCCCGAGCATCTTTACAATGTTTAACCTTCTGTCAGGATGCATGGCCATCCTTATAAGCTTCAGTGACCCTGCGCTTGCAGGCCTGTTGATCCTTCTGGCAGGGATATTCGATTTTGCAGACGGTTTTGCAGCCCGGCTACTGGATGCATATTCGGAGTTCGGGAAAGAGCTCGATTCCCTTGCCGATATAATCAGCTTTGGAGCTGCCCCGTCATTCATCCTTTTTCATCTTATCAATACCTCTCTTGTTATGTCAGCCCCGCATCACGGTTATGAAAGCCTGTCAGTCCCGCACACCCTGATTCTGGCAAGTGCATTCCTGCCAGTTGTTTTTGCAGCCATAAGGCTTGCGAAATATAATATCAGCACGGGCGAAAGCGATGATTTCAGCGGACTCCCATCGCCTGCCGCCGGAATATTCATAGCCTCTGCAGGTTACGTCCTGGTTACCTCCGAACTCACCCTGGTCAGGGAGTTTTTTTTCAACCCCGCCACACTTGTATCAGCCGGTATTATCGTGTCTGTGCTAATGGTGATACCCATACGGATGTTCAGCATTAAATTCAGACATTTCAGGCTGGCCGGCAACAGGGTGAGATACCTTTTCCTGTTACCATCGCTCGTCCTGTTTATCTGGTGGGGCATTGCGGCGATACCCCTGATAACCGGCTGGTACGTATTTCTTTCCGCAATAATTGCAATTACCTGCCGTAAACAGGCTGACCCGGGACACACCTGA
- a CDS encoding PKD domain-containing protein, which translates to MDNYLRTLTLFFFLSPVSLLNAQIEYVSAGYQVDGISSYLVTFTAYFHEDGGPPVRFGMDDTLRYIFEWDFGDGNTGHRPVEMHRYSIMGTYNVTVTVTDRNDPLQIFVSDVMPVSLEDVFEVPNVFTPDGDGINDYFIVRSDGVTPLSITVFDRTGNIVYKHTSPVISWDGRNPSGTRVSPGVYYYIITSQEDTYNKTGFVHVFYGR; encoded by the coding sequence ATGGATAACTACCTCAGGACACTGACACTCTTCTTCTTCCTTTCACCTGTCTCACTTTTAAATGCTCAGATTGAGTATGTCTCTGCAGGTTACCAGGTTGACGGAATATCCTCCTATCTTGTGACTTTTACCGCCTATTTTCATGAAGATGGAGGCCCCCCTGTGCGATTCGGCATGGATGACACCCTGCGCTACATTTTTGAATGGGATTTTGGCGACGGTAACACGGGTCACCGGCCGGTCGAGATGCACAGGTATTCTATCATGGGCACCTACAATGTCACGGTCACAGTCACTGACAGGAATGATCCTTTACAGATTTTCGTATCGGATGTGATGCCGGTTTCGCTTGAGGATGTCTTTGAGGTCCCGAATGTTTTCACTCCCGATGGTGACGGCATAAATGACTATTTCATAGTCAGGTCTGATGGGGTCACACCGCTTTCAATAACCGTATTTGACCGTACCGGTAATATTGTGTATAAACACACTTCTCCGGTTATCAGCTGGGATGGCAGAAATCCTTCAGGAACCAGGGTCAGCCCTGGTGTCTATTATTATATTATCACATCACAGGAAGACACATACAACAAGACCGGTTTTGTGCATGTCTTTTATGGCAGGTAG
- a CDS encoding AI-2E family transporter yields the protein MEAQTETGKGVVKYIALVIGVAIILWILWYLRAIIFYILVSFVLSLIGRPVVELLDRVKYQRLKVPRWISALLGVLLIWGAVLLFFRVFVPIIAYQASELANINPDAVVNNLDEPIRSIEAFMMTLELDAFRDISIPEFFSEKLNSVLNIDFFTSIFRSLATLLGNIFIAAFAITFMTFFFLKDDRLFLQGLLIFVPTHQESAVLHAMSSIKYLLMRYFIGILLQITCIIILITAGMLIVGIRFNNALMIGLLVGVFNVIPYIGPVIGATLGIFIGVVTHLELSFYTEMLPLLGLMLIVFVTVQLIDNMVFQPLIYASSVHAHPMEIFLVLMIGGTAAGIIGMFLAIPTYTVIRVFAKEFFNNFKVVKRLTEKI from the coding sequence TTGGAAGCACAGACTGAAACCGGAAAGGGAGTTGTAAAGTATATTGCTCTTGTAATAGGAGTTGCAATAATACTTTGGATCCTTTGGTACCTTCGTGCAATAATTTTCTATATCCTGGTAAGCTTTGTGCTTTCTTTGATCGGACGACCGGTAGTGGAACTGCTTGACAGGGTAAAGTATCAACGCCTGAAAGTGCCCAGATGGATAAGCGCACTTCTTGGAGTTCTGTTGATTTGGGGTGCGGTTTTGCTTTTCTTCCGCGTTTTTGTCCCGATAATTGCCTATCAGGCCAGTGAGCTGGCAAATATTAATCCCGATGCCGTGGTGAATAATCTTGATGAGCCTATCAGGAGTATTGAGGCTTTCATGATGACACTTGAACTTGATGCATTCAGGGATATAAGCATACCGGAGTTTTTTTCCGAAAAGCTAAACTCGGTACTCAACATAGATTTCTTTACCAGCATATTCCGGTCGCTGGCCACCTTACTGGGGAATATTTTCATAGCCGCATTTGCCATAACCTTTATGACCTTTTTCTTTCTCAAGGATGACCGGTTGTTTCTCCAGGGGTTGCTGATTTTTGTGCCCACTCATCAGGAGAGTGCGGTCCTTCATGCCATGTCATCCATAAAATACCTGCTTATGAGGTATTTTATAGGCATCCTGCTCCAGATCACGTGTATTATAATTTTGATAACCGCCGGGATGCTTATCGTTGGCATCAGGTTCAACAATGCCCTGATGATCGGACTTCTCGTTGGTGTATTCAACGTTATTCCCTATATAGGACCCGTAATAGGGGCGACACTAGGGATATTCATAGGGGTTGTTACTCACCTGGAGCTTTCATTTTATACCGAGATGCTTCCGTTACTCGGACTTATGCTGATAGTTTTTGTAACTGTGCAGCTTATTGACAATATGGTTTTCCAGCCGCTGATATACGCCTCCAGCGTTCATGCACACCCTATGGAAATATTCCTTGTGCTCATGATTGGGGGAACGGCAGCGGGGATCATTGGGATGTTTCTTGCAATACCAACCTATACTGTCATCAGGGTATTTGCCAAGGAGTTCTTCAATAACTTCAAGGTTGTTAAACGGCTGACCGAAAAAATTTGA
- a CDS encoding DMT family transporter: MQYHMIETHAGELSALMAAIFWTFTALAFESAGKRIGSITVNLVRLFMAFIFLGIFTFFSSGTFFPVGATTHNWIWLSLSGFVGFVLGDLFLFRAYVVVGARVSMLIMSLAPPIAAIVGWLIMGETMTLRSLAGMFVTITGIALVVLTRKSDDLPGMPGRKIRFNYPAAGILLAFGGAAGQATGLVLSKYGMDGYDAFAATQIRVITGFFGFTVIFTMLRRWYRLMPALRNGPAMARVSVGAFFGPFLGVSFSLLAVKYTSSGIAATIMSIVPVLIIPFSIFMFREKITPREVVGAFVAIAGVALFFL, encoded by the coding sequence TTGCAGTATCATATGATTGAGACACATGCAGGAGAACTGTCGGCACTTATGGCGGCAATTTTCTGGACTTTTACCGCACTGGCATTTGAATCAGCAGGCAAAAGGATAGGTTCAATAACCGTAAATCTTGTGCGGCTGTTTATGGCCTTCATATTCCTGGGAATATTCACCTTCTTCAGCAGTGGTACGTTTTTCCCGGTTGGTGCAACCACACATAACTGGATATGGCTCTCATTGTCAGGATTTGTCGGTTTTGTTCTGGGCGACCTTTTCCTTTTCAGGGCATATGTCGTGGTGGGTGCCAGGGTATCGATGCTCATCATGTCACTTGCACCGCCGATAGCGGCAATAGTGGGTTGGCTTATTATGGGTGAGACCATGACCCTGAGAAGCCTGGCAGGCATGTTTGTGACAATTACAGGTATCGCCCTGGTCGTTTTGACAAGGAAAAGTGATGACCTTCCCGGGATGCCCGGAAGAAAGATTCGCTTCAATTATCCTGCAGCGGGCATTCTTCTCGCGTTCGGCGGGGCAGCCGGGCAGGCGACGGGACTGGTCCTCAGCAAGTACGGAATGGACGGCTATGACGCATTTGCGGCTACCCAGATCAGGGTAATCACCGGGTTTTTCGGTTTCACGGTTATATTCACCATGCTGCGCCGTTGGTACCGGCTTATGCCTGCACTCCGGAACGGGCCTGCCATGGCCCGTGTCTCTGTCGGAGCATTTTTCGGGCCTTTCCTTGGAGTCTCTTTTTCCCTGCTTGCCGTAAAATACACTTCATCGGGAATTGCTGCCACAATCATGAGCATCGTTCCTGTACTGATCATTCCCTTCTCAATATTCATGTTCAGGGAGAAAATAACCCCCAGGGAAGTGGTTGGAGCATTCGTGGCAATAGCCGGCGTTGCACTGTTCTTTTTGTAG
- a CDS encoding FprA family A-type flavoprotein, translated as MKDNKVLDVTPDVKWMGILDRDIVTFDIVMETKYGTTYNSYFINAEKKAVVETTKEKFWDTWLYKIQQVTDPAEIEYIILDHTEPDHSGNLANLLKLAPEATVVGSGNAIRYLQDIVPFPFKSMKVKDGDVLDLGNKTLRFISAPNLHWPDSIYTYLVEDKVLFTCDSFGAHFCTEEMFDDLVPDYLDSFKYYFDVILKPYSKFMLKAIEKIRPLDIAVIATGHGPILRSDWRKYVDLSEQYASEYLASSQQEGVNVLLAYVSAYGYTKQMAGFIAEGIRETGGDISIEMADIENMPLGEIDALLTSCNALLVGSPTINQNTLLPVYKLFALINPIRDKGKLAASFGSYGWSGEAAKIVEANLKGLKLDVIEGGFSSKFFPHAGKAEELKEFGREFGRQLVKRTA; from the coding sequence ATGAAGGATAATAAAGTACTTGATGTAACACCCGATGTGAAGTGGATGGGAATCCTTGACCGCGATATCGTCACTTTCGATATTGTAATGGAAACAAAATATGGCACTACCTATAACTCCTATTTCATCAACGCTGAAAAGAAGGCGGTTGTGGAAACCACCAAGGAAAAATTCTGGGATACCTGGCTTTATAAGATCCAGCAGGTTACCGACCCTGCTGAAATTGAATATATAATCCTGGATCATACTGAGCCTGATCATTCAGGGAACCTGGCAAACCTGCTTAAACTTGCCCCGGAAGCGACGGTGGTTGGCAGCGGAAATGCAATCAGGTATCTGCAGGATATTGTCCCTTTCCCTTTTAAAAGTATGAAAGTTAAGGATGGCGATGTGCTTGACCTTGGCAACAAAACACTAAGATTTATTTCGGCTCCCAATCTGCACTGGCCGGACTCGATATACACCTATCTTGTAGAGGACAAAGTGCTGTTCACCTGTGATTCATTCGGGGCACATTTCTGTACTGAAGAGATGTTCGATGACCTGGTACCCGACTACCTCGATTCCTTCAAATACTATTTTGATGTTATCCTCAAGCCATACAGCAAGTTCATGCTGAAGGCAATCGAAAAGATAAGGCCGCTCGATATAGCAGTTATCGCTACAGGTCACGGACCCATACTGAGATCAGACTGGAGGAAATACGTCGACCTTTCAGAGCAGTACGCATCGGAGTACCTTGCATCATCGCAGCAGGAAGGAGTGAATGTACTCCTTGCATATGTCTCTGCCTATGGTTATACAAAGCAGATGGCAGGCTTTATAGCGGAAGGGATAAGAGAGACAGGCGGCGATATCAGTATAGAGATGGCCGATATTGAGAATATGCCGCTCGGAGAGATAGATGCTCTGCTGACCAGCTGCAATGCTCTTCTGGTAGGCTCGCCGACAATAAACCAGAACACCCTCCTGCCTGTTTACAAGCTGTTTGCCCTTATTAACCCTATAAGGGACAAAGGCAAACTGGCCGCCTCATTCGGTTCATATGGCTGGAGTGGTGAGGCGGCGAAGATTGTTGAAGCTAACCTTAAAGGACTTAAACTTGATGTCATTGAGGGAGGCTTTTCTTCAAAATTCTTTCCGCATGCAGGTAAGGCAGAAGAGCTTAAAGAGTTTGGAAGGGAATTCGGCAGGCAACTGGTAAAGAGAACGGCCTGA
- a CDS encoding phosphatidylserine decarboxylase family protein, with the protein MKIHKEGYKILITLLGILTAANILIWLLLEPGSLLLRVFLAVSVAFLLFVLWFFRLPGRDMELNDNLVIAPADGKIVAIEETDENEFFNDKRLQVSIFMSPLNVHVNLFPITGTVSYFKYHPGKYLVAWHPKASSANERSSVVVDNGSHAVLVRQIAGVLARRIVCYARPGEKVDQGQELGFIKFGSRVDLFLPTDIKLNVQIGQKVNGKSSVIASFN; encoded by the coding sequence ATGAAAATTCACAAAGAGGGATATAAAATTCTTATAACCTTACTTGGCATCCTGACGGCTGCAAATATCCTTATATGGTTGCTGCTGGAGCCCGGCAGCTTATTGCTGCGGGTATTTCTTGCAGTTTCTGTTGCTTTCCTTTTATTTGTACTTTGGTTCTTCAGGCTTCCAGGAAGGGATATGGAACTAAATGACAACCTTGTGATTGCCCCTGCCGACGGGAAAATTGTTGCTATCGAAGAGACAGATGAAAATGAGTTTTTTAACGATAAGCGTCTGCAGGTGTCAATATTCATGTCGCCGCTTAATGTACACGTTAATCTTTTTCCGATTACAGGTACTGTGAGTTATTTTAAATATCATCCGGGTAAGTACCTGGTTGCCTGGCACCCAAAGGCTTCATCTGCCAATGAACGCAGTTCAGTGGTGGTTGATAATGGCAGCCATGCCGTTCTTGTAAGGCAGATTGCGGGTGTACTTGCCCGCAGGATAGTATGCTACGCCAGGCCGGGAGAAAAGGTTGATCAGGGCCAGGAGCTCGGGTTTATCAAATTCGGATCAAGGGTTGATCTCTTTTTGCCGACCGATATTAAACTCAATGTTCAGATCGGTCAGAAGGTGAACGGCAAATCCTCTGTAATTGCTTCATTCAACTGA
- a CDS encoding phosphatidate cytidylyltransferase, translated as MSEFYKRTLTGVVFGVVIYGSLFAGSLAFVLVYPALMVIALLEFLNLEGTGTTPARKITAALVALTLFFLVHGYASGGIGAGWLTLLFLLPPLVMISELYLGRGKPFEKVGIQFLGIIYVALPLSLLNLLVYPGAVTGAGYYPGILAGVLIMIMVNDTAAYLVGVSFGRNRLFARISPGKTWEGTIGGAFFTLGAAWFMTHLFPVMDMYQWIPAGAIVIVFGIYGDLVESMIKRQLGVKDSGSMLPGHGGVLDRIDAWLLVFPAILVYLRLVLN; from the coding sequence TTGAGTGAGTTTTATAAACGTACTTTAACCGGTGTTGTATTCGGTGTTGTGATATACGGTTCACTTTTTGCCGGAAGTTTGGCTTTCGTGTTAGTTTATCCTGCCCTGATGGTTATTGCGCTTCTGGAGTTTCTTAACCTTGAAGGCACGGGAACAACCCCTGCCAGGAAGATAACAGCTGCCCTGGTCGCCCTGACTCTCTTTTTTCTCGTACATGGCTATGCTTCCGGCGGCATCGGTGCCGGATGGCTGACATTGCTTTTTCTTTTGCCTCCTTTGGTAATGATATCTGAACTTTACCTGGGCAGGGGAAAGCCTTTTGAGAAAGTCGGGATACAATTCCTGGGCATTATATATGTTGCTTTACCCCTGTCTCTTCTTAACCTCCTTGTGTATCCCGGAGCTGTTACCGGAGCCGGTTATTACCCGGGGATCCTGGCAGGAGTGCTGATCATGATAATGGTTAATGATACTGCAGCTTACCTGGTTGGGGTCTCGTTTGGACGGAACCGGCTTTTTGCCCGTATTTCACCAGGGAAGACATGGGAGGGTACCATTGGAGGTGCATTTTTTACACTTGGTGCAGCCTGGTTCATGACACATCTTTTCCCTGTCATGGATATGTACCAATGGATCCCCGCCGGGGCAATAGTCATTGTATTCGGCATCTACGGCGACCTTGTTGAATCAATGATCAAACGACAACTGGGGGTCAAGGATTCAGGCAGTATGCTTCCGGGACACGGTGGGGTGCTTGACCGTATTGATGCATGGCTTCTTGTTTTTCCTGCAATATTGGTTTATTTGAGATTGGTATTAAATTGA
- a CDS encoding DUF2007 domain-containing protein, whose translation MDNDWTVAYTTAEQYRAEMVRQALETNGLEAVIMNKRDSAYGLFGHIDIMVRKADEIKARDLLNKLNLE comes from the coding sequence ATGGATAACGACTGGACAGTAGCATATACCACTGCAGAACAATACCGTGCCGAAATGGTAAGGCAGGCTCTGGAGACGAACGGGCTTGAGGCAGTCATAATGAACAAAAGGGATTCAGCATACGGTTTGTTCGGCCATATCGACATTATGGTAAGGAAGGCTGATGAGATTAAAGCCAGGGATCTGTTAAATAAATTGAACCTTGAGTGA
- a CDS encoding ATP-dependent metallopeptidase FtsH/Yme1/Tma family protein codes for MFDQNKNQDNRNNKDGKPDDSGSKKPKFNLYWVYGIIALAFIGIQIFGTGSQPVEINFQQFEREMLRNHDVEKIEIVNREKARIYIKQERLDLPRHEGLFDRGLSSASRSGPHYFFTIGSVELFEDRLREAQEEFAQDQVVSVNYVTERDYFSDVLSWLLPIFILVAIWLFIFRRMSGAAGGGGPGGIFNVGKSKAKMFDRESNVKTDFKDVAGLEEAKMEVMEVVDFLKTPQKYTQLGGKIPKGVLLVGPPGTGKTLLAKAVAGEANVPFFSISGSDFVEMFVGVGASRVRDLFKQAKDKAPCIVFIDEIDAVGRARGKNPGFGANDERENTLNQLLTEMDGFEPNLGVILLAATNRADVLDRALLRAGRFDRQIHVELPDLNERLEIFEVHLRTVKLEEDFDISFLAKQTPGFSGADIANVCNEAALIAARRNKNSVGKQDFLDAIDRIIGGLERKNKIISMEEKRTIAYHEAGHATLSWLLEHANPLVKVTIIPRGRTLGAAWYLPEERQITTTEQLNDEMCVALGGRASEEINFKKVSTGALNDLERVTKQAYAMVTYFGMSKKIGNISYYDSSGQNEYTFSKPYSDTTAELIDKEVKDILDKAYKRAKDLLTRNRDGLSRLADLLLEKEVIFSEDLEKIFGKRKFKKPEKEPMIRQQPSNNNEGAAGKSTPGTGEPEKEKPDGKSDKSLQKEGGSQEDPGKTIDAARDIDDIPDRERA; via the coding sequence ATGTTTGATCAGAACAAGAATCAGGACAACCGCAACAATAAGGATGGGAAGCCTGATGATTCCGGCAGCAAAAAGCCTAAATTCAACCTCTACTGGGTTTACGGCATTATTGCGCTTGCATTTATCGGAATACAGATATTCGGCACCGGCAGCCAGCCTGTTGAGATAAATTTTCAGCAGTTTGAGAGGGAGATGCTCAGGAACCATGATGTTGAAAAGATCGAGATTGTCAACCGTGAGAAGGCCAGGATCTATATTAAACAGGAGAGGCTGGACCTTCCGAGACACGAGGGCCTGTTTGACCGCGGGTTATCATCAGCATCAAGGTCCGGGCCTCATTACTTTTTCACTATTGGCTCGGTTGAACTCTTTGAGGACAGGCTGCGTGAAGCACAGGAGGAATTTGCGCAGGATCAGGTAGTAAGTGTAAACTATGTGACTGAGAGAGATTATTTCTCAGATGTTCTTAGCTGGCTCCTTCCAATTTTCATACTGGTTGCAATCTGGCTTTTCATATTCCGCCGTATGAGCGGTGCCGCAGGGGGGGGAGGGCCCGGTGGAATATTCAACGTGGGTAAGTCCAAAGCCAAGATGTTTGACAGGGAGTCAAATGTAAAGACCGATTTCAAGGATGTGGCGGGACTAGAGGAGGCGAAGATGGAGGTTATGGAGGTGGTCGATTTCCTGAAGACCCCGCAGAAATATACACAGCTGGGCGGCAAGATCCCAAAGGGAGTGCTTCTTGTTGGTCCTCCGGGCACGGGAAAGACGTTGCTGGCTAAAGCTGTGGCAGGTGAGGCCAATGTCCCTTTCTTCTCAATATCAGGATCAGATTTTGTCGAGATGTTTGTTGGTGTCGGGGCATCAAGGGTAAGGGACCTGTTTAAACAGGCGAAGGACAAGGCTCCTTGTATTGTTTTTATTGATGAGATTGATGCAGTCGGGAGAGCCAGGGGAAAAAATCCCGGCTTCGGGGCAAATGATGAGCGGGAAAACACGCTCAACCAGCTGCTTACAGAAATGGATGGGTTTGAGCCAAACCTGGGCGTCATACTGCTGGCGGCGACAAACCGTGCCGACGTACTTGACCGCGCATTGCTCAGGGCCGGCAGGTTTGACAGGCAGATACATGTAGAATTGCCCGACCTTAATGAAAGGCTTGAGATATTCGAGGTGCATCTGCGCACAGTGAAACTTGAAGAAGATTTCGATATCAGTTTCCTTGCCAAGCAGACACCAGGCTTCTCCGGTGCAGATATAGCCAATGTTTGCAATGAGGCTGCACTTATTGCTGCCAGGCGCAATAAAAATTCGGTCGGCAAACAGGATTTTCTCGATGCTATTGACCGGATAATCGGAGGACTTGAACGGAAGAACAAGATCATATCAATGGAGGAGAAGCGCACCATAGCTTACCATGAAGCGGGCCATGCCACGCTCAGCTGGTTGCTCGAGCATGCAAACCCACTGGTCAAGGTGACCATCATACCAAGGGGCAGGACACTTGGGGCTGCCTGGTATCTCCCAGAGGAGAGGCAGATAACTACGACTGAACAGCTTAATGATGAGATGTGTGTTGCCCTTGGTGGCAGGGCCTCTGAAGAGATAAATTTTAAAAAGGTGTCGACCGGGGCGCTCAACGACCTTGAGAGGGTGACCAAGCAAGCCTATGCTATGGTAACCTATTTTGGTATGAGCAAGAAGATCGGTAATATCAGTTACTACGATTCCTCTGGTCAGAACGAGTACACATTCTCAAAGCCATACAGCGATACGACTGCCGAGCTGATTGATAAGGAGGTAAAGGATATTTTGGATAAAGCCTACAAAAGGGCAAAGGACCTGCTTACCCGGAACAGGGATGGGCTGAGCCGCCTTGCTGATTTGCTGCTGGAGAAGGAGGTGATATTCAGTGAAGACCTTGAGAAGATATTTGGCAAAAGAAAATTCAAAAAACCGGAGAAGGAACCCATGATCAGGCAGCAGCCGTCAAATAATAATGAAGGAGCAGCAGGGAAATCCACACCCGGCACCGGTGAGCCGGAAAAAGAGAAACCTGACGGGAAAAGTGACAAGTCTCTTCAAAAAGAAGGAGGCAGCCAGGAGGATCCCGGAAAAACGATAGATGCAGCAAGAGACATTGACGATATACCCGACAGGGAAAGAGCATAA
- the rsfS gene encoding ribosome silencing factor — protein sequence MADGIREISTEALLGNIIEGIRKVKGKDIINIDLADLEHRVCSHFVICHGDSNIHVNSIANSVDREVRQKTGRHLMHKEGQDNAQWVLLDFGSIVVHVFQKEYREFYRLEELWGDGKIEKFE from the coding sequence ATGGCAGACGGGATAAGGGAAATAAGCACGGAAGCATTGCTTGGCAATATCATTGAAGGTATCAGGAAGGTAAAAGGTAAGGATATTATCAACATTGACCTTGCAGATCTTGAACACCGGGTTTGCAGCCATTTTGTCATATGCCACGGCGACTCCAATATACATGTCAATTCTATTGCCAATTCAGTTGACAGGGAGGTTCGGCAGAAAACCGGAAGACACCTTATGCACAAGGAGGGACAGGATAATGCCCAATGGGTGCTGCTGGATTTTGGCAGCATTGTCGTGCATGTATTTCAGAAGGAATACCGGGAATTTTACCGTCTCGAGGAGCTATGGGGCGATGGAAAAATTGAGAAATTTGAATGA
- a CDS encoding biotin--[acetyl-CoA-carboxylase] ligase, which produces MHPGNTDWIIQTYPVLESTNDFCRGLLDNEDVNEGTVVRAVIQRKGRGQGNNSWYGGKGENLTFSIILRPRFLSPANQFMLSMLASLAISRFLDIYTSGVRIKWPNDIFAGDKKIAGILIENSVMNNRIESSVVGIGLNINQELPGSHLPGAVSLRQLTGSIFDLDECLDLLLLKVDRLYAMLSEGRDEIIKQMYKERLYLLDSEGVYRSEGTVFSAFLRGVDNMGRLVLEKTDGEKICYSMQEVEFIRPAD; this is translated from the coding sequence ATGCACCCTGGAAATACTGACTGGATCATACAGACCTATCCGGTACTTGAATCTACAAATGACTTTTGCCGGGGCCTCCTCGATAACGAAGATGTTAATGAGGGCACAGTTGTCAGGGCTGTTATACAGAGGAAGGGAAGGGGACAGGGCAATAACAGCTGGTATGGGGGTAAAGGAGAAAACCTCACATTCTCAATCATCCTCCGCCCCCGATTCCTCAGTCCGGCAAACCAGTTTATGCTTTCTATGTTGGCATCACTGGCGATCAGTCGCTTTCTTGACATTTACACTTCAGGGGTTAGAATAAAATGGCCTAATGACATATTTGCAGGCGATAAGAAAATTGCCGGGATCCTCATAGAGAACTCGGTAATGAATAACCGGATTGAAAGCTCTGTGGTCGGCATTGGTCTTAATATCAACCAGGAATTACCCGGCAGTCACCTGCCCGGTGCCGTCTCGCTCAGACAACTTACCGGCAGCATATTTGACCTTGATGAATGCCTTGATCTTTTATTGCTGAAAGTTGACCGGCTATATGCAATGCTCAGTGAAGGCAGGGATGAAATTATAAAACAGATGTACAAAGAAAGGCTCTACCTGCTTGACAGTGAAGGCGTCTACCGGTCAGAAGGAACTGTTTTCAGTGCCTTTTTAAGAGGCGTAGACAACATGGGGAGGCTTGTGCTTGAAAAGACTGACGGCGAAAAGATCTGTTACAGCATGCAGGAAGTTGAGTTTATCAGGCCGGCAGACTGA
- a CDS encoding orotate phosphoribosyltransferase, which translates to MKVNGTGIAQQLLQIKAIKLEPANPFLWSSGWRSPIYCDNRLILSFPEVRTLVRDEFSRLTAELYPDASLVAGVATGAIAHGVLVAEALGLPFAYVRPEPKGHGLANRIEGRVSEDDRVVVIEDLVSTGRSSLSAVEALRSAGCHVEGMLAIFTYGFAEAEHSFRQMQCELHSLTNYTALIETARTMDLVSDNQLATLEQWRIDPAGWGIQNQ; encoded by the coding sequence ATGAAAGTAAACGGAACTGGAATTGCCCAGCAACTATTGCAAATTAAGGCAATAAAATTGGAACCAGCAAACCCATTTTTATGGTCCTCAGGCTGGCGATCACCTATATATTGCGATAACAGGCTCATCCTTTCCTTCCCTGAGGTTCGGACACTTGTGCGGGATGAATTCAGCCGGTTGACCGCCGAACTTTATCCTGACGCCAGCCTTGTTGCAGGTGTTGCCACAGGTGCCATAGCTCATGGAGTACTGGTAGCTGAAGCACTGGGCCTTCCATTCGCTTATGTGAGGCCGGAGCCCAAGGGACACGGTCTCGCAAACCGGATTGAGGGAAGGGTCTCTGAAGATGACAGGGTTGTGGTCATTGAGGATCTGGTTTCAACGGGACGCAGCTCATTGTCGGCTGTAGAGGCCCTCAGATCGGCTGGGTGCCATGTTGAGGGTATGCTTGCAATTTTTACTTACGGGTTTGCGGAGGCAGAACACAGTTTCAGGCAAATGCAATGTGAACTGCATTCTCTTACCAACTATACTGCGTTGATTGAAACTGCCAGGACAATGGATCTTGTTAGCGACAACCAGCTTGCAACTCTTGAGCAGTGGCGCATTGATCCTGCAGGATGGGGTATTCAAAACCAATGA